In the genome of Triticum urartu cultivar G1812 chromosome 5, Tu2.1, whole genome shotgun sequence, one region contains:
- the LOC125555597 gene encoding cationic amino acid transporter 1-like yields the protein MAPGEATDVGMRRPAGCCGGGVFPEDSFASWGAYGRALLETGPRLRDRLTARSAVDVEVHAVRGRSGADMRRELNWWDLAWFGVGAVIGAGIFVLTGQEAKEAAGPAVVLSYAVSGISAMLSVFCYTEFAIEIPVAGGSFAYLRVELGDFMAFIAAGNILLEYCIGGAAVARSWTSYFATLLNHHPNDFRIHATSLAEDYNRLDPIAVVVITLICLFAVLSTKGSSRFNYILSIVHFAVIIFIIGAGLSKAKLSNFTAEFAPYGARGIFAASAVLFFAYIGFDAVSTMAEETKNPAKDIPVGLVGAMALTTVVYCILAVTLCLMQPYRDIDPDAPFSVAFSAVGMDWAKYIVAFGALKGMTTVLLVSAVGQARYLTHIARTHMAPPCLAVVSPRWGTPVRATVTMLTATAIIAFFTDLGILSNLLSISTLFIFMLVAVALLVHRYYASGETTAANRNKLVSCVAVILAASVGTAVYWGVAVDGGWAAYVVTVPAWFAATLYLHLGVPKARVPTMWGVPLVPWLPSASIFINIFLLGSIDAKSFMRFAIWTVALLVYYFFVGLHASYDTAKVLAAEAAAARVEEGGHKAVEIAGASS from the exons ATGGCGCCCGGCGAGGCGACGGACGTCGGCATGCGCCGGCCCGCCGGGTGCTGCGGCGGCGGCGTCTTCCCGGAGGATTCGTTCGCGAGCTGGGGCGCGTACGGGCGCGCGCTGCTGGAGACGGGGCCGCGGCTCAGGGACCGGCTCACGGCGCGCTCCGCCGTAGACGTCGAGGTGCACGCCGTCCGCGGCCGCAGCGGCGCCGACATGCGCCGGGAGCTCAACTGGTGGGACCTCGCGTGGTTCGGCGTCGGCGCCGTCATCGGGGCCGGCATCTTCGTGCTCACCGGCCAGGAGGCCAAGGAGGCCGCTGGCCCCGCCGTCGTGCTCTCCTACGCCGTCTCCGGCATCTCGGCCATGCTCTCCGTGTTCTGCTACACCGAGTTCGCCATCGAGATCCCAGTCGCAG GCGGTTCGTTCGCGTACCTGCGGGTGGAGCTGGGCGACTTCATGGCCTTCATCGCCGCCGGCAACATCCTGCTCGAGTACTGCAtcggcggcgcggcggtggcGCGCTCCTGGACCTCCTACTTCGCCACGCTACTCAACCACCACCCCAACGACTTCCGCATCCACGCCACGTCGCTCGCCGAGGACTACAACCGCCTCGACCCCATCGCCGTCGTCGTCATCACGCTCATCTGCCTCTTCGCCGTGCTCAGCACCAAGGGCTCCTCCCGCTTCAACTACATCCTCTCCATCGTCCACTTCGCcgtcatcatcttcatcatcggcGCCGGCCTCTCCAAGGCCAAGCTCTCCAACTTCACCGCCGAGTTCGCGCCCTACGGCGCCCGCGGCATCTTCGCCGCGTCCGCGGTGCTCTTCTTCGCCTACATCGGCTTCGACGCCGTCAGCACCATGGCCGAGGAGACCAAGAACCCGGCCAAGGACATCCCCGTGGGGCTCGTCGGCGCCATGGCGCTCACCACCGTCGTCTACTGCATTCTCGCCGTCACGCTCTGCCTCATGCAGCCGTACCGGGACATCGACCCCGACGCGCCCTTCTCCGTCGCCTTCAGCGCCGTCGGCATGGACTGGGCCAAGTACATCGTGGCCTTCGGCGCGCTCAAGGGGATGACCACCGTGCTGCTCGTCAGCGCCGTGGGCCAGGCCAGGTACCTCACCCACATCGCGCGGACGCACATGGCGCCGCCGTGCCTCGCCGTCGTGTCCCCGCGCTGGGGAACGCCGGTGCGCGCCACAGTCACGATGCTCACCGCCACGGCCATCATCGCGTTCTTCACCGACCTCGGCATCCTCTCCAACCTCCTCTCCATCTCCACGCTCTTCATCTTCATGCTCGTCGCCGTCGCACTGCTCGTCCACCGCTACTACGCCTCCGGTGAAACCACCGCCGCCAACCGTAACAAGCTCGTCTCGTGCGTCGCCGTGATCCTCGCCGCCTCCGTCGGTACAGCGGTGTACTGGGGCGTGGCGGTGGACGGCGGGTGGGCGGCATACGTGGTGACCGTGCCGGCGTGGTTCGCGGCGACGCTTTACCTGCACCTCGGGGTGCCAAAGGCGAGGGTGCCAACGATGTGGGGGGTGCCGCTGGTGCCGTGGCTGCCGTCGGCgtccatcttcatcaacatcttcctGCTCGGATCCATCGATGCAAAGTCTTTCATGAGGTTCGCGATATGGACGGTGGCGTTGCTCGTGTACTACTTCTTCGTCGGCCTCCACGCCTCCTACGACACTGCCAAGGTGCTCGCGGCCGAGGCTGCCGCCGCCAGGGTGGAAGAAGGCGGCCACAAGGCCGTGGAAATTGCCGGAGCTAGCAGCTAA